From the Oryza glaberrima chromosome 5, OglaRS2, whole genome shotgun sequence genome, one window contains:
- the LOC127772562 gene encoding uncharacterized protein LOC127772562, protein MADPELEAIRQRRMQELMAQRGAANPQNAGQQKAQEDAKQEAEERRQMMLAQILSSEARERLSRIALVKPDKARGVEDVLLRAAQSGGISEKVSEERLISLLEQINTHTSKQTKVTIQRRRSVLDDDD, encoded by the exons ATG GCTGACCCAGAGTTGGAAGCTATCAGGCAGAGGAGAATGCAAGAGCTAATGGCACAGCGTGGTGCG GCAAATCCGCAAAACGCTGGGCAACAAAAGGCTCAAGAAGATGCAAAGCA GGAAGCTGAGGAACGGCGGCAGATGATGCTTGCTCAGATTTTATCTTCTGAAGCTAGAGAAAGGC TCTCCCGCATAGCTTTGGTCAAACCTGATAAAGCAAGAGGGGTGGAGGATGTTCTTCTGAGAGCTGCTCAGTCCGGTGGAATATCTGAAAAG GTGTCTGAAGAAAGGCTTATCTCACTTCTGGAGCAAATCAATACCCACACTAGCAAACAGACGAAAGTTACG ATTCAGAGGCGCCGGAGCGTCCTTGACGACGATGACTAG
- the LOC127775189 gene encoding uncharacterized protein LOC127775189, translating into MENGDETFASPTAGGGGGEFEQPLTNGGGGGGGGGAYPAAKAYDAGELDALREAKRDLEDKLAAVEHENRFLGAEAYRLEGIVSQAREDIATAEHAVAASEGEAASLRDEIKRVKELLAAEKSNHEAERRRGADLDAELKGVQKEVAALEEEIKALKASAAPADAEDEDEAAAPAAPSKEAEVGYHGLMAAAAAGAAVTAVVAVVILHLKR; encoded by the coding sequence ATGGAGAATGGAGACGAGACGTTCGCTTcccccaccgccggcggcggcggcggcgagttcgAGCAGCCGCTGACCaacggcgggggaggaggagggggcggagggGCGTACCCCGCCGCCAAGGCCTACGACGCGGGCGAGTTGGACGCGCTCCGCGAGGCGAAGCGCGACCTGGAGGacaagctcgccgccgtggAGCACGAGAACCGGTTCCTCGGCGCGGAGGCGTACCGCCTCGAGGGGATCGTGTCGCAGGCCAGGGAGGACATCGCCACCGCcgagcacgccgtcgccgcctccgagGGGGAGGCGGCCTCGCTCCGCGACGAAATCAAGCGCGTGAaggagctcctcgccgccgagaAGTCCAACCACGAGGCCGAGCGGCGCAGGGGCGCGGACCTCGACGCCGAGCTGAAGGGCGTGCAGAAGGAGGTGGCGGCCCTCGAGGAGGAGATCAAGGCTCTGAAGGCATCCGCTGCCCCCGCCGATGcagaggatgaggatgaggctGCTGCTCCCGCGGCGCCATCTAAGGAAGCGGAGGTAGGTTATCACGGGCTGATGGCAGCTGCCGCCGCTGGAGCCGCCGTCACGGCCGTCGTTGCGGTGGTCATCCTCCACCTGAAGAGGTAA